A single genomic interval of Megalobrama amblycephala isolate DHTTF-2021 linkage group LG15, ASM1881202v1, whole genome shotgun sequence harbors:
- the LOC125247870 gene encoding uncharacterized protein LOC125247870: MGFVIYIKTHTGESFTLTVDSNETVKEIKRKLYGEQCDHITLFFAGRHLMDEHTLGFYNIQNGSTLNAINRMSGILYCLEEETLKGFALTSCSEEETLKGFGLTSRQLMDSYYDIRGAVTTDRGRRKKREEKKEEEREEKKGEEKVDPLPAGASSVQPDADLQFLQSLLPALKRMDIRQREHTKLKIHQLVFDAEFNAPSPPSEGMHRADSMENIPPKM; encoded by the exons ATGGGATTTGTCATTTATATTAAAACTCATACCGGAGAGTCTTTTACGCTGACTGTGGATTCAAATGAGACTGTTAAAGAGATCAAAAGAAAACTCTATGGCGAACAAT GTGACCACATCACACTATTCTTCGCTGGCAGACATCTGATGGATGAACATACACTTGGTTTTTATAACATACAAAATGGATCTACTCTTAATGCGATTAATCGGATGAGTGGCATTTTATATT GTTTAGAAGAAGAAACATTAAAAGGATTTGCATTAACTTCCT GTTCAGAAGAAGAAACATTAAAAGGATTTGGACTAACTTCCC GTCAGCTAATGGACAGTTACTATGATATTAGAGGAGCAGTAACCACTGACC GAGGGAGAAGAAAGAAGAGAGAAGAGAAGAAAGAAGaggaaagagaagagaagaaaggAGAAGAAAAAGTGGATCCGCTGCCAGCAGGAGCTTCATCTGTGCAACCCGACGCAGACCTGCAGTTTCTGCAAAgtttgctgcctgccctgaAGAGAATGGATATTAGACAAAGAGAGCACACTAAACTGAAAATACACCAGCTCGTGTTTGATGCAGAGTTTAATG CACCAAGTCCGCCTTCTGAGGGAATGCACAGGGCGGATTCCATGGAAAACATACCTcccaaaatgtaa